From a single Wolbachia endosymbiont of Oedothorax gibbosus genomic region:
- a CDS encoding GTP cyclohydrolase II: MFVGNQSSNKVERAISEIRRGRPIVIYDESNYLLLAAAEALERDLFNQYKLISSNVYITLTSSKVKYISQNKEHNSKRLLVNNFDELLHLINCSKEDSIKELQCSKTIDEYAIALLKFSELLPYALVADMAFENNHEMRNWCEKNDVIALDTSFINNFQENQDVYEVCKTSLFLKQTQEVNIISYRTESGGREHHAIIIGNPDKDGEPLVRIHSSCYTGDLLDSLSCDCRSQLHQAIQMIADSGGGIILYLMQDGRGIGLTNKLRAYSMQRGHNLDTIDANRILGFEDDERSFAVAAKMLKKLNINKIQLLTNNDRKLSELENSGIGVTKCLPLIVERNKYNDSYMETKFGKLGHRLRVF; the protein is encoded by the coding sequence ATGTTTGTAGGAAATCAGAGTAGCAATAAGGTAGAAAGAGCTATCAGCGAAATCAGGCGCGGCCGGCCAATTGTAATATATGATGAAAGTAATTACCTATTGCTTGCTGCTGCTGAGGCTTTAGAAAGAGATTTATTTAATCAATACAAGCTTATATCAAGTAATGTATATATTACTTTAACTTCAAGTAAGGTAAAATACATATCTCAGAATAAAGAACATAACAGCAAACGTCTGTTGGTGAATAATTTTGATGAACTGCTCCATTTAATAAACTGTTCAAAGGAAGATAGCATAAAAGAGTTGCAATGCTCAAAGACAATAGATGAGTATGCTATTGCCTTGCTTAAGTTCTCAGAATTATTGCCATACGCGTTAGTGGCTGATATGGCTTTTGAGAATAACCATGAAATGCGAAATTGGTGCGAGAAAAATGACGTTATTGCACTGGACACGTCATTCATAAATAATTTTCAAGAAAATCAGGATGTATATGAAGTGTGCAAAACATCATTATTTTTAAAACAGACTCAAGAAGTAAATATCATATCTTATAGAACCGAAAGTGGTGGAAGAGAACATCATGCAATTATCATTGGCAATCCAGATAAAGATGGCGAACCATTAGTAAGAATTCATTCTTCGTGCTATACGGGTGACTTGTTAGATAGCTTATCATGCGATTGCAGAAGTCAGTTACATCAAGCAATTCAGATGATAGCTGACTCTGGAGGTGGTATTATATTGTATTTGATGCAAGATGGAAGAGGCATTGGTTTAACTAATAAGTTAAGGGCGTACAGTATGCAAAGAGGACATAATCTTGATACTATTGATGCAAACAGAATATTGGGTTTTGAAGATGATGAAAGGAGTTTTGCTGTTGCAGCCAAAATGCTTAAGAAATTGAACATTAACAAAATCCAATTACTTACAAACAATGATAGGAAATTGTCAGAATTGGAAAATAGTGGTATAGGAGTTACAAAGTGTCTACCACTTATTGTGGAACGTAATAAATATAACGATTCATATATGGAGACAAAGTTTGGTAAATTAGGCCATAGATTAAGAGTTTTTTAG
- the virB9 gene encoding P-type conjugative transfer protein VirB9: MNMYRILLVLALLVSGNLNASINYNEPISVDSRIKTFVYSPNEVFTVVFSQGYYSYIEFAEGEKVKNIAVGDASSWKINPYDNKLLIMPFEVSSRTNMIITTTKKRNYIFDLISRPNYDKYPDTDAKKVGHDYSAEKDISYVVRFYYPQEEGEFDVDLDEVSLPTQMQYTTDKPEKIIQENDTKYNYTYIDEGGNADIVPIELFDDGYLTYLKFRNNNKIPQIFVEEEDKPCKRLLFDDYVIIKGVHKKLFMRYEDGEVEIINRSL, encoded by the coding sequence ATGAATATGTATAGGATATTATTAGTTTTAGCTTTACTTGTAAGTGGCAATTTAAACGCATCCATTAATTATAATGAGCCTATTTCTGTAGATAGTAGAATAAAGACTTTTGTGTATAGCCCTAATGAAGTATTTACGGTGGTTTTTAGTCAGGGTTACTATTCTTATATTGAATTTGCGGAAGGAGAAAAAGTTAAAAATATCGCTGTTGGTGATGCATCAAGTTGGAAAATTAATCCTTATGACAATAAATTGCTTATCATGCCATTTGAAGTTAGTAGTCGCACTAACATGATTATTACAACAACTAAAAAAAGAAATTACATTTTTGATTTAATCTCAAGGCCAAACTACGATAAATACCCAGATACTGATGCTAAGAAAGTGGGTCACGATTATTCTGCTGAAAAGGATATATCTTACGTAGTACGTTTTTATTATCCTCAAGAAGAAGGTGAATTTGATGTTGATTTAGATGAGGTTTCTTTACCTACTCAAATGCAATATACTACAGACAAGCCAGAAAAAATAATACAAGAAAATGATACGAAGTACAATTATACATATATTGATGAAGGTGGTAATGCGGATATAGTTCCGATTGAGCTATTTGATGATGGTTATTTAACCTATTTAAAATTTAGAAATAATAATAAAATACCTCAGATTTTTGTAGAAGAGGAGGATAAACCTTGTAAAAGGCTGTTATTTGATGATTATGTTATAATAAAAGGAGTACATAAAAAGCTATTTATGCGTTATGAAGATGGTGAAGTTGAAATTATAAATAGGTCACTTTAG
- a CDS encoding TrbI/VirB10 family protein: MNKERRNNSEDESEIENKVVTVGSNPGHRALMVIILVLLVGGVYYLYFSPSHKEGSEVIKKEETKQNVQELKGKLEQVPDNVMVPERIITDPLPPLPPLPTPPIIPEIKQIRKEEEKPKETPVSNIPILPKQNFPSSNVMGNLPTSFPTIGGSGYPRDRRSAQMLTISSDGGENKAADAILSDTSAQSSKATRVGKLGLMVTQGKIIDAVLETAINSDLQGMLRAMVSRDVYAETGDTVLIPKGSRLIGSYSFDSNVARARVNINWSRVILPHGIDIAISSLSTDELGRAGIAGIVDNKIVSALFSSVALAGVSIGSAVVGQKASNLIDTLTATDAVKSITATEIDISSLKGAIDPEGKISGDKWKLGLGAIGRIKNAKNEQDLLKIMKDEIAKALNTQDNPITDADIPITLENMSQLLQQFQRKSKSVYDEAIGKSINDFSKDMRDIVGRYTDKKPTIYVDQGTALKVFVNQDIVFPPQAILNQ, encoded by the coding sequence ATGAATAAAGAAAGGCGTAACAATTCAGAAGATGAATCAGAAATAGAGAACAAGGTAGTAACAGTTGGCTCTAATCCAGGTCATAGGGCATTGATGGTCATTATTTTAGTGCTTCTGGTTGGTGGAGTGTATTATCTCTATTTTAGTCCTTCTCATAAAGAGGGTTCAGAAGTTATTAAAAAAGAGGAAACAAAGCAAAATGTTCAAGAATTGAAGGGAAAGTTGGAACAAGTTCCAGATAATGTAATGGTTCCTGAAAGAATAATAACTGATCCCTTACCACCCTTACCTCCTCTTCCTACACCACCAATCATACCAGAAATAAAACAAATTAGAAAAGAAGAAGAGAAACCAAAAGAAACTCCTGTGTCAAATATACCTATTTTGCCAAAGCAAAATTTTCCTTCTAGTAATGTTATGGGCAATTTACCTACCTCGTTTCCTACAATAGGGGGTAGCGGTTATCCTAGAGACAGACGTAGTGCACAAATGTTAACAATTTCAAGTGATGGTGGAGAGAATAAGGCTGCTGATGCTATTTTATCTGACACTTCAGCACAATCGAGCAAAGCTACCAGAGTAGGAAAGCTTGGTTTAATGGTTACTCAAGGTAAAATTATTGATGCTGTTCTTGAAACTGCAATAAACTCTGATCTGCAAGGAATGCTGCGTGCTATGGTGAGTAGAGATGTTTATGCAGAAACTGGTGATACAGTTTTAATACCTAAAGGCTCAAGATTGATAGGCAGTTATTCATTTGACTCGAATGTCGCAAGAGCTCGTGTAAATATAAACTGGAGTAGGGTCATTCTTCCTCATGGAATAGATATTGCTATCTCATCACTTAGTACTGACGAGCTTGGTAGAGCAGGGATAGCAGGAATAGTTGATAATAAAATAGTAAGTGCATTATTCTCTTCAGTGGCACTTGCTGGTGTTTCAATTGGTTCAGCTGTTGTAGGACAAAAGGCTTCCAATCTTATTGATACGCTAACTGCCACGGATGCGGTGAAGTCTATCACTGCAACTGAGATAGATATCTCTTCTCTCAAAGGGGCTATTGACCCAGAAGGTAAAATATCTGGTGACAAATGGAAATTGGGTCTTGGAGCTATTGGTAGAATTAAGAATGCTAAAAATGAGCAAGATTTGTTAAAAATAATGAAGGATGAAATAGCAAAGGCACTAAATACACAAGACAACCCAATTACTGATGCGGATATCCCAATTACTCTGGAAAACATGAGTCAACTGCTACAACAATTTCAAAGAAAAAGCAAGTCTGTTTATGATGAAGCAATCGGGAAATCAATCAATGATTTTTCTAAAGACATGCGAGATATAGTAGGCAGATACACAGATAAAAAACCAACTATTTATGTTGATCAAGGCACCGCGTTGAAAGTATTTGTTAACCAAGATATAGTATTTCCTCCACAGGCAATATTAAATCAATGA
- a CDS encoding virB8 family protein has product MLRFFKREKNTESLDKDIDWNSNRYSTVIAQRNILLLFALILLAAISISILVIFKISTSSTIEPFVIEIDKKSGIVQLVDPVTVKQYSANEALNDHFISEYIKAREVFDPYHYNYNYYTKVRLFSSPNVYNEFRNYVGSQNMDDLFNLYSDTKSEFKIRSIQKLGNDALQVRFFVEFIRKDGSSTRKNKIVIMSYRYASLEMDDQQRYINPLGFQVISYRVDDEYV; this is encoded by the coding sequence ATGCTAAGATTTTTTAAGCGAGAAAAAAATACTGAATCCTTAGATAAGGATATAGATTGGAATTCAAACCGCTACAGCACAGTTATTGCTCAAAGGAATATTCTACTTTTGTTTGCGTTAATATTATTAGCAGCGATTTCTATCAGTATATTAGTCATATTTAAAATTAGCACAAGTAGCACTATTGAGCCATTTGTTATAGAAATTGACAAGAAATCAGGAATAGTGCAATTGGTTGATCCTGTCACAGTAAAACAATATTCTGCAAATGAAGCGCTAAACGATCATTTTATTTCAGAGTATATAAAAGCAAGGGAGGTTTTTGATCCATATCATTATAATTATAACTATTATACAAAGGTGAGGTTATTTTCCTCACCTAATGTGTATAATGAATTTAGAAATTATGTAGGATCGCAGAATATGGATGATCTTTTTAATTTATACTCAGATACTAAAAGTGAATTTAAAATTCGCTCAATTCAAAAATTGGGTAACGATGCTCTTCAGGTGAGGTTTTTTGTGGAATTTATACGGAAAGATGGAAGTTCCACAAGAAAAAATAAGATAGTTATTATGTCATATAGATATGCATCGCTTGAAATGGATGACCAGCAAAGATATATTAACCCATTAGGATTTCAAGTTATTTCATATAGAGTAGATGATGAATATGTATAG